One window from the genome of Rhodothermales bacterium encodes:
- the rpsL gene encoding 30S ribosomal protein S12, producing MPTIQQLVRKGRSPKTKQTKSKALQGNPQRRGVCTRVYTTTPKKPNSALRKVAKVRLTNGFEVIAYIPGEGHNLQEHSIVLVRGGRVKDLPGVKYHIVRGALDTAGVADRRQSRSKYGAKRPKS from the coding sequence GTGCCTACGATCCAGCAGCTCGTCCGTAAGGGCCGCAGCCCCAAGACGAAGCAGACCAAGTCCAAAGCCCTCCAGGGCAACCCGCAGCGCCGCGGCGTGTGCACCCGTGTGTATACGACGACGCCTAAGAAGCCGAACTCCGCGCTCCGCAAGGTGGCGAAGGTCCGGCTCACGAATGGGTTTGAGGTCATCGCCTACATCCCCGGCGAGGGGCACAACCTGCAGGAGCACTCGATCGTGCTCGTGCGCGGTGGCCGCGTGAAAGACCTTCCCGGCGTGAAGTACCACATTGTCCGCGGCGCCCTCGACACGGCCGGCGTCGCCGACCGTCGCCAGAGCCGTTCCAAGTACGGCGCCAAGCGGCCCAAGTCCTGA
- the rpsG gene encoding 30S ribosomal protein S7 has protein sequence MRRRQADKRITIPDPLYEDQLVAKFINSVMSHGKKSVAQRLVYGAFDMIEERTGEEGVEVFRKAVNNVAPLVEVRSRRVGGATYQVPIEVRAERRTSLAFRWLLQYARSRGDKSMARRLASEIAAAAKGEGGAVKKKDDTHRMAEANKAFAHFRF, from the coding sequence ATGCGTAGAAGGCAAGCCGATAAGCGGATCACGATCCCTGACCCGCTCTACGAAGACCAGCTCGTCGCCAAGTTCATCAACAGCGTGATGAGCCATGGCAAGAAGAGCGTAGCCCAGCGCCTCGTCTATGGTGCCTTCGACATGATCGAAGAGCGTACCGGAGAGGAGGGCGTTGAGGTCTTCCGCAAGGCCGTCAACAATGTGGCCCCGCTCGTAGAGGTCCGCAGCCGCCGTGTCGGTGGCGCGACCTACCAGGTCCCGATCGAAGTCCGTGCCGAGCGCCGGACGAGCCTCGCCTTCCGCTGGCTCCTCCAGTACGCCCGCTCCCGCGGCGACAAGAGCATGGCCCGGCGCCTCGCCAGCGAGATCGCTGCCGCGGCCAAGGGCGAAGGCGGTGCCGTCAAGAAGAAGGACGACACGCACCGCATGGCCGAAGCCAACAAAGCCTTCGCGCACTTCCGCTTCTAG